From a region of the Odontesthes bonariensis isolate fOdoBon6 chromosome 2, fOdoBon6.hap1, whole genome shotgun sequence genome:
- the hcrtr2 gene encoding orexin receptor type 2, whose protein sequence is MRTVTNYFIVNLSLADVLVTIICLPASLVVDITETWFFGNTLCKIVPYLQTISVSVSVLTLSCIAQDRWYAICHPLMFKSTAKRARKSIVAIWVVSCIIMIPQAIVMESSSLLPELTNKTSLFTVCDEHWGAEIYPKVYHTCFFIVTYFAPLCLMVLAYIQICHKLWCQQIPGNTSGIQRKWRSIQCSATSTGLGESVRVRTSTVCAEIKQVKARRKTARMLMVVLFVFALCYLPISVLNVMKRVFGIFKNTNDRETVYAWFTFSHWLIYANSAANPIIYNFLSGKFREEFKSAFSCRFCGQQQNQNERMRIRASSDSRKSLSTQVNIVDNLSRISDQMV, encoded by the exons ATGCGCACAGTGACCAACTACTTCATTGTGAATCTTTCCCTTGCTGATGTGTTGGTCACCATCATCTGCCTGCCTGCGAGTCTTGTGGTCGACATCACAGAAACATGGTTCTTCGGAAACACTCTTTGCAAAATTGTCCCTTATCTCCAG ACCATCTCAGTTTCTGTATCAGTCCTAACACTGAGTTGCATTGCCCAAGACCGTTGGTATGCTATCTGTCACCCGCTTATGTTCAAGAGCACTGCCAAGAGGGCCCGCAAGAGCATTGTTGCCATCTGGGTTGTGTCGTGCATAATCATGATTCCTCAAGCCATTGTAATGGAGTCCAGCAGCCTGCTGCCTGAACTCACGAACAAGACCAGCCTATTCACAGTGTGCGATGAACATTGGGGAG cTGAGATTTATCCAAAGGTGTATCACACGTGCTTCTTCATTGTCACATACTTTGCACCATTATGCCTCATGGTCCTGGCGTATATTCAGATATGCCACAAGCTGTGGTGTCAACAG ATTCCTGGAAATACTTCAGGGATTCAGAGGAAGTGGAGGTCTATCCAGTGCTCAGCTACAAGTACAGGACTGGGAGAGTCTGTGAGGGTTAGAACCAGCACAGTATGTGCTGAGATCAAACAAGTCAAAGCCAGACGCAAAACAGCTCGCATGCTAATGGTGGTGCTCTTTGTGTTTGCTCTGTGCTACTTACCGATCAGCGTGCTCAATGTCATGAAAAG AGTCTTTGGCATCTTCAAGAACACAAACGACAGAGAGACAGTGTATGCATGGTTTACTTTCTCTCATTGGCTTATATATGCAAACAGTGCAGCAAATCCCATCATTTATAACTTCCTGAGCG gcAAGTTCCGTGAGGAGTTCAAATCAGCCTTCTCCTGCAGGTTTTGCGGCCAACAGCAAAATCAAAACGAAAGGATGAGGATCAGAGCGAGCTCAGACAGCCGAAAGTCCTTGTCAACTCAAGTTAACATTGTGGACAATCTGTCACGTATATCAGATCAGATGGTGTAG
- the gfral gene encoding GDNF family receptor alpha-like isoform X1, whose protein sequence is MPQIHLVAAVILGILIPQISSVSFSSPASDHLAEVDTCMSDLCKCERAFYSGNCEDEGCQIKGSVVCNITIQTALDQFPSLRGCVCAWEEELCDSIQVLASQCPRKPAIQQQRSTVMDWKSSSLNIAYRGSGSCVHRIGICVSDSVCNRHLAPVLQACMAEQCESDLCEKETQQFYGNMPQNAAEMLVMCECEASDQSCLLMKTGLQTGRCGDETRICQERLDQCVEDSNCRDLLKTLQAKCWSREEAQCSDKNLQRDGCFTLRDPALILGTCSECRRAFLATLGTVLHHPCTCKGVHSDHLLTCRMIQDVFHNRSHFITFRERSDGASKPHEINGSEHGYTWSHDHLLYAFAALIFAGVIIIISLAAVCKFWLLRSRDQTNLCHPRRRNCVVVL, encoded by the exons ATGCCACAGATACATCTGGTAGCTGCAGTCATTCTGG GGATTCTTATTCCTCAGATATCCAGTGTCAGCTTTTCATCTCCAGCATCTGATCATTTGGCTGAGGTAGACACCTGTATGTCAGATTTATGCAAGTGTGAACGCGCGTTCTACTCTGGCAACTGTGAAG ATGAAGGGTGCCAAATAAAGGGCTCAGTGGTGTGTAACATAACCATCCAGACCGCACTCGACCAATTTCCTTCACTgcgagggtgtgtgtgtgcctgggaGGAGGAGCTATGTGACTCTATACAAGTGTTGGCCTCACAATGCCCCCGAAAGCCAG CAATTCAACAGCAGAGAAGCACAGTTATGGACTGGAAGTCGAGCAGTTTAAACATTG CGTATCGGGGTTCTGGATCCTGCGTGCATCGAATAGGTATCTGTGTCAGTGATTCAGTTTGCAACAGACACCTTGCACCTGTTCTTCAAGCATGTATGGCAGAGCAGTGCGAGAGTGACCTCtgtgagaaagaaactcaaCAGTTCTACGGCAACATGCCACAAAATGCTGCAGAGATGCTGGTGATGTGTGAGTGTGAGGCGTCGGATCAGAGTTGTCTGCTAATGAAAACTGGTCTGCAGACTGGCAGATGTGGTGACGAGACCAGGATCTGCCAGGAGAGACTGGACCAGTGTGTAGAGGACAGTAACTGCAG AGACCTGTTAAAAACTCTCCAAGCCAAATGCTGGAGCCGTGAAGAGGCACAATGCAGTGACAAAAACCTTCAAAGAGACGGATGTTTCACCCTGAGGGATCCGGCTCTCATCCTCGGCACATGTTCTGAATGTAGAAGGGCCTTCTTGGCCACTTTAGGCACAGTGCTTCACCATCCTTGTACTTGCAAAGGAGTGCACAGTGATCATCTACTGACATGCCGTATGATTCAGGATGTATTTCATAATAGATCACACTTCA TAACATTTAGGGAACGCAGTGATGGTGCTTCTAAACCCCATGAAATCAATGGATCTGAGCATGGTTACACATGGTCACATG ATCACCTGTTGTATGCTTTTGCAGCTTTGATATTTGCAGGAGTTATTATAATTATATCTCTGGCCGCTGTCTGTAAATTTTG GTTGTTGAGAAGCAGAGATCAAACCAATCTTTGCCATCCCCGGAGGAGGAATTGTGTTGTTGTTCTCTAG
- the gfral gene encoding GDNF family receptor alpha-like isoform X2 — MSDLCKCERAFYSGNCEDEGCQIKGSVVCNITIQTALDQFPSLRGCVCAWEEELCDSIQVLASQCPRKPAIQQQRSTVMDWKSSSLNIAYRGSGSCVHRIGICVSDSVCNRHLAPVLQACMAEQCESDLCEKETQQFYGNMPQNAAEMLVMCECEASDQSCLLMKTGLQTGRCGDETRICQERLDQCVEDSNCRDLLKTLQAKCWSREEAQCSDKNLQRDGCFTLRDPALILGTCSECRRAFLATLGTVLHHPCTCKGVHSDHLLTCRMIQDVFHNRSHFITFRERSDGASKPHEINGSEHGYTWSHDHLLYAFAALIFAGVIIIISLAAVCKFWLLRSRDQTNLCHPRRRNCVVVL; from the exons ATGTCAGATTTATGCAAGTGTGAACGCGCGTTCTACTCTGGCAACTGTGAAG ATGAAGGGTGCCAAATAAAGGGCTCAGTGGTGTGTAACATAACCATCCAGACCGCACTCGACCAATTTCCTTCACTgcgagggtgtgtgtgtgcctgggaGGAGGAGCTATGTGACTCTATACAAGTGTTGGCCTCACAATGCCCCCGAAAGCCAG CAATTCAACAGCAGAGAAGCACAGTTATGGACTGGAAGTCGAGCAGTTTAAACATTG CGTATCGGGGTTCTGGATCCTGCGTGCATCGAATAGGTATCTGTGTCAGTGATTCAGTTTGCAACAGACACCTTGCACCTGTTCTTCAAGCATGTATGGCAGAGCAGTGCGAGAGTGACCTCtgtgagaaagaaactcaaCAGTTCTACGGCAACATGCCACAAAATGCTGCAGAGATGCTGGTGATGTGTGAGTGTGAGGCGTCGGATCAGAGTTGTCTGCTAATGAAAACTGGTCTGCAGACTGGCAGATGTGGTGACGAGACCAGGATCTGCCAGGAGAGACTGGACCAGTGTGTAGAGGACAGTAACTGCAG AGACCTGTTAAAAACTCTCCAAGCCAAATGCTGGAGCCGTGAAGAGGCACAATGCAGTGACAAAAACCTTCAAAGAGACGGATGTTTCACCCTGAGGGATCCGGCTCTCATCCTCGGCACATGTTCTGAATGTAGAAGGGCCTTCTTGGCCACTTTAGGCACAGTGCTTCACCATCCTTGTACTTGCAAAGGAGTGCACAGTGATCATCTACTGACATGCCGTATGATTCAGGATGTATTTCATAATAGATCACACTTCA TAACATTTAGGGAACGCAGTGATGGTGCTTCTAAACCCCATGAAATCAATGGATCTGAGCATGGTTACACATGGTCACATG ATCACCTGTTGTATGCTTTTGCAGCTTTGATATTTGCAGGAGTTATTATAATTATATCTCTGGCCGCTGTCTGTAAATTTTG GTTGTTGAGAAGCAGAGATCAAACCAATCTTTGCCATCCCCGGAGGAGGAATTGTGTTGTTGTTCTCTAG